The genomic DNA GAAACGGGGATGCTTCTCCAGCCATTCCCTGACGGCAGCGGTCTTGTGAGTCGAGCTGTTGTCCAGAATTACATGCAGGTCCAGCTCGGCGGGAGTGCTGCGGTCGATCTGTCGAAGGAACTCCAAAAACTCCTTGGCCCTGTGCCGCTGGGTGATACGGCCGATGACCTTACCCGTCAGGATGTCAAAGTCTGCGTACAGACTGGCCGTACCGTGGCGCTTATAGTCATGCGTCCGCCGCTCAATCTGCCCGGGCTTGAGCGGCAGCATGGGCTGTGTGCGGTCCAGCGCCTGGATCTGTGTTTTTTCGTCAACAGATAGCACCAGGGCGTTGTCGGGCGGATTCAAATAGAGCCCGACGACATCGACCACTTTGTCTGCAAAGTGCGGGTCGTTACTGATCTTGAAGGTTTTCAACCGGTGCGGCTTGAGGTCGGCAGCAGCCCACACCTGTGCGACCTGCCAGATGCTGACCCCAGCGTACTTGGCCATCAACCGTAGGCTCCAGTGGGTAGCTTCGCGCGGGACTCGCTGGGTCGTCAGCGTCAGGATTTCCTTGATCTTCGCTTCGTTGAGCTTGCGAGGCGCTCCACTGCGCCGCAGGTCACTCAGCCCCTCCAGACCGGTCTCCTGGTAGCGTTTACGCCATTTGAAGACCACTGGCGCAGAGACTTGCAGCTGCTCGCTGATCTCCTTGGGCGTGAGACCGTTGGCCAGCAGCAACAGAATTCTGGCCCGCTGGCCGATGCTCTGAGGCAGCGATCCCATGCGTAACCAGCCTTGCAGCATGCCGGCATCACTGGGACTCAAGAAGAATGGGGCTGCTGGCCGGGCCATATGGGAGCTCAATTCATGACGATAGAGCGCGCAGTATACTGGCCCGACATTGGTTTAACGAATTTTACAGACAGTTCACTAGCGCGTTCAGCGATTGTGCGAGGGGCGCGGCGGGTAGGTCGAAATCGATTTCGCTGGCAGCCTGGGACATCGACGACAGGCCGAGCAGCAGGCTGCTGGCCAACAGGGTAAGGTGCCGGGTCGGGGTTTTCACTGATGGGGCTCCGGGAAAGAAAAAGGGACGTTCCTGGAAATAGCCGCTTCAGACACGGCAAAACCCTACCTCGTGGTGCAATTATTTTTTCAGGTTGCGCCGGCTCAGGCTCAGCGTGCCGTCGGTTGCCGTGTGCAGTTCCACTGGCAATATCTGCGGCAACAGGGTCAGCAGAGTGCCCAGGTTCGCGCGTTCGAAGGTGCCGGACACCGGCAATTGGGCCAGGTCAGGCGTGGCGAGGTGTACGGCGGTGTTCTGCTGGCGCTCGAGGGTATCCAGCACCTCGATCAACGGGGTGCGCTCGAACACCAGACGGCCTTCGGTCCAGCCGCTCAACGCCTGGGCGTCGACCTGAGTCGGCTCGCCCAATTGGCCGCTTCGTGACAGCAGCTGATGGCCAGGGCTGAGCAGTTGTTCAGTCGTCTGACCTCGCACGCCGACTCGGCCTTCGACGACGGAAATACGCACGCTGTCCGCCAGACGGCTGACGTTGTAGCGCGTGCCGAGCACTGTGATCTCGGTTGAGCCGGCCAGAGTCCTGAACGGGCGGTAGAGTGCCGGCGCGACATCGAACAATGCCTGGCCAGCCTGCAATGCCACGCGGCGGCTGCGCAGGTGCCAGCTGACCTCGATCTGACTGGCGCCGTCGAGGGTGACGCGGCTGCCATCGTCCAGTTCGAGGCGCTGAACCTGCCCGGCCGCGCTGATGTAGACGTCGCGGTGATAGGCCGGGTCGAGCCAGAACAGCCCGCCAGCCAGCACCATCAAAACGGCCAGCACGCCGGATATGCTGTTGTGATGCCTGGTCTTCTGGGGTGGCGAGGGCAGGGGGAAACGTTTCTTAAGTTCGTCGCGATGGCGCGTTAGTGCGTCGTCCGTGGGGTTGTGTTCGTCAGCTGGGCGGTTCATATGCAGGCCTTCGTGTAACCCAGGCGTGCCAGGCACTTGGTCATACCGAGCTTGAGGTGTTTTTCCACGGCCTTCAGCGAGATGCCCAGTTGTTCGGCGACCTGCTGCTGCGGCAGCTCATGAATCTTGTGCATGACGAATACCTGCTGGCAGCGCGGCGGCAGCTCGGCAATGGCGACGCACAGACGCTCCAGTTCGTCGGCTGCGGCATGCCGGCGCTCCGGGCTTGGCGCGTTGCAGAGCACCTCGTTCAGTTCCGCCTGCACGTCCACCCAGCTCTGGCGGCGTCGTTCGCTGCGATAGTGGCTGATGGCACGATCATGGGTGATCTTGTGCAGCAGTGCCAAGGGCACGCGTACGGCCTCCTTCCCGGGTGATTCCAGCAATTGCGCGCAGACGTCATGCACCACTTCGCGTGCCGCCTGACGGTCACCAAAGCGGCGGCGCACGGAGTCGACCAGCTCGTCATAGTGGCGGGCAAGGGTGGTGATCAGGGAGGGTTTGGCGGATGCGTGAGGCAAGGGGCGAGCTTTGTAGGCATGATTATTTGTGCAAATATAAATGAGAATTCTTTGCATTTAAAGCTGCGCCTGTGCGTGCCTTGTCCCCGACACTTGCTTGGCCGATTCAGGGCAGGCCCAGGGACTGAAAGGGCGGGATCAGTCCAGCGGCAACTCGGTGGTGCGTTTCACCTCGCTCATGGCGATATGCGAGTGCGCTTCGTGTACGTGCGGGCGTTGCAGCAGGTGGTCGCGCAGAAAGCGCTCGTAGCTGGCGATGTCCTTGGCCACCACCTTGAGCAGGTAGTCC from Pseudomonas anguilliseptica includes the following:
- a CDS encoding IS630 family transposase; protein product: MARPAAPFFLSPSDAGMLQGWLRMGSLPQSIGQRARILLLLANGLTPKEISEQLQVSAPVVFKWRKRYQETGLEGLSDLRRSGAPRKLNEAKIKEILTLTTQRVPREATHWSLRLMAKYAGVSIWQVAQVWAAADLKPHRLKTFKISNDPHFADKVVDVVGLYLNPPDNALVLSVDEKTQIQALDRTQPMLPLKPGQIERRTHDYKRHGTASLYADFDILTGKVIGRITQRHRAKEFLEFLRQIDRSTPAELDLHVILDNSSTHKTAAVREWLEKHPRFKLHFTPTSASWLNAVEGWFAQLERRALYRDAFSSVADLRAAIRRFIEAHNEHSAKPFRWSKTAESIISSVHRAKLAVIRNELLD
- a CDS encoding FecR family protein; translation: MLAVLMVLAGGLFWLDPAYHRDVYISAAGQVQRLELDDGSRVTLDGASQIEVSWHLRSRRVALQAGQALFDVAPALYRPFRTLAGSTEITVLGTRYNVSRLADSVRISVVEGRVGVRGQTTEQLLSPGHQLLSRSGQLGEPTQVDAQALSGWTEGRLVFERTPLIEVLDTLERQQNTAVHLATPDLAQLPVSGTFERANLGTLLTLLPQILPVELHTATDGTLSLSRRNLKK
- a CDS encoding RNA polymerase sigma factor; translated protein: MPHASAKPSLITTLARHYDELVDSVRRRFGDRQAAREVVHDVCAQLLESPGKEAVRVPLALLHKITHDRAISHYRSERRRQSWVDVQAELNEVLCNAPSPERRHAAADELERLCVAIAELPPRCQQVFVMHKIHELPQQQVAEQLGISLKAVEKHLKLGMTKCLARLGYTKACI